CGCGCGGATTTCGCGTAGGACTTCCCCTTGCACTCAATGTAAAACCGTCGCGCCTTATTCTTGTTGCGCGAATCGGTGACCACGATGTCGCATCCTCGCTCATGGAGTCCTTTCGTCTTCACGTTGTAGTCCCACCCCTTTTTAGCGAGGTGCTTCAAGATTGCCCGCTCGACAAATTTTTCTGAAATGATTTTCTGCATGATCGTCAAACCTGACACCAACACCGTCTATCTGTAGGAATCTACGTGAGCTGGTCGTGAGTGTTCCTCCCTCTGCCGTTTTTCTTCCTCCTTTGTCCATGGATCAATCTTGACTCCAAATTGAACCCTACTAACCGTTGCATTACGCGTCTGCTCGCCCACATCACCACCCGCCTCCACAAAATGCAGTACTCGAATACCGCCTTTCCCGGTCACATTTGTCTCCTGCTCTACCGTCACCGCAATATCAAACTCGACCGTTCGATGCTGTTCGTTATCGGTCAATTTCATCTTACGTACTGCTGTAGTACTCGCTCCCTCGACCGCTTCAACAAGATCAAGGAGGACGCGTTGCACGAAATCTTTGAGTTCCATAAATGTGCTACGTCACCCAGAGGTTGGAGCCGAGGGAGTGGTTGAGTTTCCAGAGTTTGGTGGTGTCGACGGCGCGATGGAGGCAGATGAAGCGATCGGACTTGTGATCCTTGATGAGGCGATCGACGGTGGGCATGGTGAGCTCGTGGTCGAGGCAGATGCGGGCGCTCTTGGAGGCGTCGGCGAGGAGGAAGACGAAGTTATCGGTGAACTCGTCTTGTTTCGTGGCGGTGAAGGTGGCGTCGAATCCGTCCTTGAGTGCGATTTCGGCGAGGAGTTCGTCACGATCGAAAAGGAAGGTGAGGACTTGCTTCGAGCGTTCGAGGCACTCCTTGAGCGCGACTTCGTTTTCTGCGTCGGTCTTCTCGGGGTCACGCGCGTATGCGGTGTCCGGGAACAAACTCCTCGTCAACTCGAATACGCGGAAGCCGGTATCTACTTTTAGTTTCTCCGAACGGGAGGGTATAAAACCCTCCCCTACGTCGCCGTTGATCCGCGCGCCCGCGCGCTTCACGCGCTCGATGGTGATCTGTGAAATGGTGTTGTACCCCGCCTTCCGCGCCTCGCTTTTCTCGTCCGTCTCCTCCGGCAACTGCACAAGGATGAACTTTCGATTTCCGCCGTCTTCCTTATTCAATGCCATCACCGCCTGTGCGGTGGTGCCGGAACCAGCGAAGAAGTCGAGGATGAGGTCATCCGCTCCTTTCCTTGAAACAAAATTGATCAATTTTTTGATGAGCGGATATGGCTTGGAGTAATCGAAGACCTTTTCCCCAAATATATCCTCCATTTGCTTGGTCGCCATTGTACTTGAGTACTCCTGAATGACAGCTAACGGAGGCAACGTCCTCGTGATCGGTTTATCTTCGTTATCAACACTGAAGTATTGCTTAGTGTAAATAATCCAGTTATCTCCCCCATTTTTCTTGACGACAATAAAACCATTTTGCGCTCCCCATTCGTATTTTTTCTTCGACCACCTCCAACAGCCACGCTTTCCATTTTCGCTCGGGTGGATATCTCCGCCATCTGGAGCTTCAATCGGATAATCAAGGGATGGAGAGTACTGGATACTAAAGCTATTCAGCTTGATGAGCTTGTATTTCCCCCTTTCCTTGACATGCTCATCCTGCCCCGGATAACCACTGTCGTCTTCCACCTCGGACCCAGGAATAACGAGTTGCTCGATATCTTTAGCGAAAACACAAACGTATTCGTGCTTTATCTTGAAGTACTTACTATCAGATCCACCACCACCTTCTCGGTTCTCCCAAACAATTTGCGCCACAAAATTCTCCTCCCCGAACACTTCGTCCATGAGCTTGCGGAGGTTATGGACCTCGTGGTCGTCGATGCTTACGAAAATCACGCCGTCGTCGCGGAGGAGCTGGCGGGCGAGGAGGAGGCGGTTCTGCATCATGTTGAGCCAGTTGCTGTGGTAGCGGCCGGCGGATTCGGTGTTCGTGTCCATGCGCATGCCGTCGTGGAAGACGCCGTTCTGTTCCCAGTACGCCTGCTTTCCTTCTGTGAAATTATCCGAGTACACGAAATCATGGCCGGTGTTGTACGGCGGATCAATGTAGATGCACTTCACTTTCCCGAAGTACGACTTCCGGAGCAGTTTTAGCACCTCGAGGTTGTCGCCTTCGATGATGAGGTTGCCCGTCGTATCGAAATCCACGCTGCGCTTTGGATTTGGCCGAAGCCGCGCGCGGCTCGGCGTGAATGCGATGCGCTTCGACGCTTGTTTGCCCGCCCATCGGAACTCGAACCGTTCGACATCCGGCACGCCGTAGTTGCCGACGAACGCACGCAGCTCGCGCTCGCTCAACTTGCCGTCACCGTCGAAGAGCGCGGGGTAGAGAGCGCGGAGAGAAGCGAGAAGCTCGGCGTGGATGTCGGGGGTTTCGTGAGGGATGTGCTGGAGATCGTTGGTGGGCATATATGATGCGACCGTTTTACTGATTCGCGTACTCATTTTTCTATTCCTTGATCCAAATATGTTGCTGCGCACCGTCACCCTCCCTTATTTCGTACTTCAAGCCCCTCTCTTTGCATACCCTAAGAACCTCTGCAAAATCCTCATTCCTCGGATCGAGTTTGCAGCACAATGCGTAACCTTCATTGTCTTTCGGTCTTGGATCATCGCTTGCGAGTTGGTTCCAATGCATACAGATGACTCAAATGTTTGGCGTGAGATTGCTTCGTCGCACGGCTCCTCGCAATGACACCTAGAGAATCGGTTGGCTGTTTGCGTCGAGGGCGCGGGATCGGAGGGATTTGAAATCCTTGATGGGGGCGATGTACTGGCGGTCGGTTTTTGGGGCGAAGCCGAGGGCGGTGAAGTGAGCGAGGGCGCACTTTATTTTCAGCTGCTCATCGGGGCGAAGCATACCAAGATCGTTTGATCCCTTCGTCTCCACCACGAGGTAGCTCCGCGATTCCCCTCCATCATCGAGCTCGCGCTGCTCCACCACGAATGCCCAGTCCGGATGGTAGTCGCCAATAGGTGTAGCAATCGCGTACCAGTTGGGCAGTTTGAGGAACACGCGTACGCGCTGTTCACCATCGAGTGCGAGCGCAAATGGTCGTTCAATAGTTTCACTGTCGTAGATGACGTGATCGTAAATGCTGCGCCGCACCGAAACCGTCTGTTGGTAGGTCTGCTCAATCTTTTCAAGATCGGCGAGCGGGTACTGCTCGTTGGTGGGCTGATAGCGGATGACCGCGACAAGTTCCTCGGCCAAAATGCGCTTCAAGCGTTGGGCTGCTTCTGCGAGGTAGACGAGTGGATTCCGAGCGAGCTGGTCGGTGTTCGTCAGGCCATCCACGATGCGCTGCACCGTGACCGTACTCAACGCAGTATCGGCGACGAGCGCGACGACTGGATTGACGAATGCGGTACTGCCATCGATCGCGACGCGATCATCACCTTCATACGTTGCGGCTGCAATGTCCCCGAGGTCGCGGATGCGTCGTCGTTCGATGATGATCTGTGGCCGCGGAACGACAATCGCGCCACACGCGGCGATCCCGCGCGCGACAAGCTCCTCTTCGCGGAAAAACGCCTCGTACGTGGTCTTCGGCGCGATGCGCTCCCAGAGCTGCCGGAAGTGCTCGCTGTCGTACTGGTCACGATTGAGCTGAATGCGTGTCGGCTTCGCGCGCTTGTTCCGCACGGGAACCTGCTCGACGCCTTCGCCGTACTCCTCAACAAGTTCTCGCTGGAGACCCTCCGCGAACGCGTGGTAGCTCTCATTGGCGACGACGGTGAGGAGGTTCACCTCTTTACCTTCTGGTGTACCCGCTAGGTCGAATACGCGTTCCCCGTTCTGATCCACGCAAATGCGCAAACCGCGACCGATTTCCTGCCGCTTCTTCATGATGCTCTCCGTCTCATTGAGCGTGCAAATGGTGAACACGTTTGGATTGTCCCACCCCACGCCGAGCGCGGAGTGCGAGAAAATAAACTCCACTGGTTCATCGGTGCTCAAGAGGCGTTCTTTGTTGCGGAGGATGAGGTCGTACGCTTCGCTATTCTTCCGCATGGATGTCTCACTATCCGTCCAATCGCCACCACCTGTTTTTGCGAAGTATCCTTCGTGCACTGCATCCACGTGCTCAGGATCGCGATGGTATCGGCGGCGCCACTCCTCAACGTACAGTTCACGGAATAGGCGACGAATGATGCCATCTTCATTATTGTAGTTCGCCACGCGATCAATGAAGAAAAGCGCGAGCGCCTTGATGCCACGCGGTGCGAGCGCGTCCTTCTTCTCA
This genomic window from bacterium contains:
- a CDS encoding DEAD/DEAH box helicase family protein, whose protein sequence is MRFHFDPNLQFQLDAIHAVVRLFEGAPHIRPQDRIFAEVIANKIDISSEQVLTNRTTIMSDNRIADGKPTDALDFSIEMETGTGKTYVYLRTIFELHRAYGLTKFIIVVPSVAVREGVLKTIEVTREHFRALFHAMPFEAFPYDGKHLNRVKHFAISNALQIMVMNMQAFNAEDRIINQERDTLYGERLIDLIQRTAPVLILDEPQEGMDTPNMVERRAALHPLCTLRYSATHRVLTNLLYRLTPYDAYRQGLVKKIEVYPISEEGTQSDVRIAFTKAVFSAKAPKAKLMLAVRTASSELRDRVVTVKFGDDLATKTKNPVYTGWIVERISKDMGSDTAKIAFTNGTEITEQAQHGRNREAIFREQIRYAIRSHFEKKDALAPRGIKALALFFIDRVANYNNEDGIIRRLFRELYVEEWRRRYHRDPEHVDAVHEGYFAKTGGGDWTDSETSMRKNSEAYDLILRNKERLLSTDEPVEFIFSHSALGVGWDNPNVFTICTLNETESIMKKRQEIGRGLRICVDQNGERVFDLAGTPEGKEVNLLTVVANESYHAFAEGLQRELVEEYGEGVEQVPVRNKRAKPTRIQLNRDQYDSEHFRQLWERIAPKTTYEAFFREEELVARGIAACGAIVVPRPQIIIERRRIRDLGDIAAATYEGDDRVAIDGSTAFVNPVVALVADTALSTVTVQRIVDGLTNTDQLARNPLVYLAEAAQRLKRILAEELVAVIRYQPTNEQYPLADLEKIEQTYQQTVSVRRSIYDHVIYDSETIERPFALALDGEQRVRVFLKLPNWYAIATPIGDYHPDWAFVVEQRELDDGGESRSYLVVETKGSNDLGMLRPDEQLKIKCALAHFTALGFAPKTDRQYIAPIKDFKSLRSRALDANSQPIL
- a CDS encoding site-specific DNA-methyltransferase produces the protein MDFDTTGNLIIEGDNLEVLKLLRKSYFGKVKCIYIDPPYNTGHDFVYSDNFTEGKQAYWEQNGVFHDGMRMDTNTESAGRYHSNWLNMMQNRLLLARQLLRDDGVIFVSIDDHEVHNLRKLMDEVFGEENFVAQIVWENREGGGGSDSKYFKIKHEYVCVFAKDIEQLVIPGSEVEDDSGYPGQDEHVKERGKYKLIKLNSFSIQYSPSLDYPIEAPDGGDIHPSENGKRGCWRWSKKKYEWGAQNGFIVVKKNGGDNWIIYTKQYFSVDNEDKPITRTLPPLAVIQEYSSTMATKQMEDIFGEKVFDYSKPYPLIKKLINFVSRKGADDLILDFFAGSGTTAQAVMALNKEDGGNRKFILVQLPEETDEKSEARKAGYNTISQITIERVKRAGARINGDVGEGFIPSRSEKLKVDTGFRVFELTRSLFPDTAYARDPEKTDAENEVALKECLERSKQVLTFLFDRDELLAEIALKDGFDATFTATKQDEFTDNFVFLLADASKSARICLDHELTMPTVDRLIKDHKSDRFICLHRAVDTTKLWKLNHSLGSNLWVT